The following coding sequences are from one Nicotiana tomentosiformis chromosome 3, ASM39032v3, whole genome shotgun sequence window:
- the LOC104092483 gene encoding uncharacterized protein isoform X1, with amino-acid sequence MDLNYCEPPSLFPSQGEATLEGKNGNPFLDNFPDPLCKLNLKETSDFVKSLPTASNNGVESRGVLRKEGGVSSVTRRNMDAPSTPGRPIFSFSVGNFSRKNFPSKWDDAEKWLVNGSPASHHQHYGLKPTLESSKLSKHCNNGFKLKEAEDVFAEKNRVIDEKVSKVASDFQVSLPLNHHHISAGASNTVSTATDVFLKDKFTNEVESIYPKFRYLEPTKEGFLFGNGAGKSMNEATTEVINKVKHRDIGTEMTPIGSSTTSRCHTPFKSPSPARHNTPADRSGPLALPSSGSDSTVDIMKLQECHLAKLQFGTQFDSVTTNWSSREEEEEDISKSLRHFEINNECRKSVSESKMRSWEEEEKNKCCLRYQREEAKIQAWINLQNAKAEAQSKKLEVKIQRMRSNLEEKLMKRMAVVHRKAEEWRTTAQIQHKEQIEKVADQARKMMLTRQSSHLSAQTSCGCLPCRNHHI; translated from the exons ATGGATCTTAACTACTGTGAACCTCCATCTCTGTTTCCATCTCAAGGG gaAGCAACATTAGAAGGGAAAAATGGGAACCCATTCTTGGATAATTTTCCTGACCCACTTTGCAAACTTAATCTAAAGGAGACTTCTGATTTTGTAAAGTCATTGCCAACAGCAAGCAATAATGGAGTTGAAAGCAGAGGCGTTTTAAGGAAGGAGGGAGGAGTAAGTTCAGTGACAAGGAGGAATATGGATGCTCCATCAACACCGGGTCGACCCATTTTCAGCTttagtgttgggaatttttcaaGAAAGAATTTTCCTTCAAAATGGGATGATGCAGAGAAATGGCTTGTTAATGGAAGCCCTGCTTCTCATCATCAACATTATGGCttaaagccaacgttagaatctTCAAAATTGTCAAAGCATTGTAATAATGGGTTCAAGCTAAAAGAAGCTGAAGATGTGTTTGCAGAAAAAAACAGAGTTATAGATGAAAAGGTTTCAAAAGTGGCTTCAGATTTTCAGGTTTCTTTACCTTTAAACCATCACCATATTTCTGCCGGAGCTTCCAATACTGTTTCTACTGCAACAGATGTTTTTCTAAAAG ATAAGTTCACAAATGAGGTGGAATCTATTTATCCCAAATTTAGGTACTTAGAACCTACAAAAGAAGGATTTTTGTTTGGAAATGGGGCAGGAAAATCTATGAATGAAGCAACAACAGAGGTAATTAATAAGGTTAAACACAGAGATATTGGGACAGAAATGACTCCAATTGGCAGCTCTACTACTTCAAGATGTCACACTCCATTCAAGAGCCCGTCACCTGCTCGACACAATACCCCTGCCGATAGATCTGGACCATTGGCTTTACCAAGTTCTGGTTCTGATAGCACAGTTGATATTATGAAATTGCAAGAGTGTCATTTAGCAAAATTGCAGTTCGGGACACAATTTGACTCTGTTACGACTAACTGGAGTTCGAgggaagaagaggaggaggacaTATCGAAGAGTTTGAgacattttgagataaataaTGAATGCAGAAAGAGTGTCTCAGAGTCCAAAATGCGTTCAtgggaagaagaagagaagaataaATGCTGCCTCAG GTATCAAAGAGAAGAAGCAAAAATTCAGGCCTGGATAAAcctccaaaatgcaaaagcagaaGCTCAATCAAAAAAACTTGAG GTGAAAATCCAGAGGATGAGATCAAATCTGGAAGAGAAATTAATGAAAAGGATGGCGGTTGTTCATCGAAAAGCTGAAGAATGGAGAACTACAGCTCAGATTCAACACAAGGAACAAATAGAAAAGGTAGCTGACCAAGCACGGAAGATGATGTTGACAAGGCAAAGCTCACATTTATCTGCTCAAACTTCGTGTGGTTGTTTGCCATGTCGTAACCATCATATTTAA
- the LOC104092483 gene encoding uncharacterized protein isoform X2, whose translation MDAPSTPGRPIFSFSVGNFSRKNFPSKWDDAEKWLVNGSPASHHQHYGLKPTLESSKLSKHCNNGFKLKEAEDVFAEKNRVIDEKVSKVASDFQVSLPLNHHHISAGASNTVSTATDVFLKDKFTNEVESIYPKFRYLEPTKEGFLFGNGAGKSMNEATTEVINKVKHRDIGTEMTPIGSSTTSRCHTPFKSPSPARHNTPADRSGPLALPSSGSDSTVDIMKLQECHLAKLQFGTQFDSVTTNWSSREEEEEDISKSLRHFEINNECRKSVSESKMRSWEEEEKNKCCLRYQREEAKIQAWINLQNAKAEAQSKKLEVKIQRMRSNLEEKLMKRMAVVHRKAEEWRTTAQIQHKEQIEKVADQARKMMLTRQSSHLSAQTSCGCLPCRNHHI comes from the exons ATGGATGCTCCATCAACACCGGGTCGACCCATTTTCAGCTttagtgttgggaatttttcaaGAAAGAATTTTCCTTCAAAATGGGATGATGCAGAGAAATGGCTTGTTAATGGAAGCCCTGCTTCTCATCATCAACATTATGGCttaaagccaacgttagaatctTCAAAATTGTCAAAGCATTGTAATAATGGGTTCAAGCTAAAAGAAGCTGAAGATGTGTTTGCAGAAAAAAACAGAGTTATAGATGAAAAGGTTTCAAAAGTGGCTTCAGATTTTCAGGTTTCTTTACCTTTAAACCATCACCATATTTCTGCCGGAGCTTCCAATACTGTTTCTACTGCAACAGATGTTTTTCTAAAAG ATAAGTTCACAAATGAGGTGGAATCTATTTATCCCAAATTTAGGTACTTAGAACCTACAAAAGAAGGATTTTTGTTTGGAAATGGGGCAGGAAAATCTATGAATGAAGCAACAACAGAGGTAATTAATAAGGTTAAACACAGAGATATTGGGACAGAAATGACTCCAATTGGCAGCTCTACTACTTCAAGATGTCACACTCCATTCAAGAGCCCGTCACCTGCTCGACACAATACCCCTGCCGATAGATCTGGACCATTGGCTTTACCAAGTTCTGGTTCTGATAGCACAGTTGATATTATGAAATTGCAAGAGTGTCATTTAGCAAAATTGCAGTTCGGGACACAATTTGACTCTGTTACGACTAACTGGAGTTCGAgggaagaagaggaggaggacaTATCGAAGAGTTTGAgacattttgagataaataaTGAATGCAGAAAGAGTGTCTCAGAGTCCAAAATGCGTTCAtgggaagaagaagagaagaataaATGCTGCCTCAG GTATCAAAGAGAAGAAGCAAAAATTCAGGCCTGGATAAAcctccaaaatgcaaaagcagaaGCTCAATCAAAAAAACTTGAG GTGAAAATCCAGAGGATGAGATCAAATCTGGAAGAGAAATTAATGAAAAGGATGGCGGTTGTTCATCGAAAAGCTGAAGAATGGAGAACTACAGCTCAGATTCAACACAAGGAACAAATAGAAAAGGTAGCTGACCAAGCACGGAAGATGATGTTGACAAGGCAAAGCTCACATTTATCTGCTCAAACTTCGTGTGGTTGTTTGCCATGTCGTAACCATCATATTTAA